One stretch of Euphorbia lathyris chromosome 7, ddEupLath1.1, whole genome shotgun sequence DNA includes these proteins:
- the LOC136235620 gene encoding uncharacterized protein, with protein MCIAAFIWQAHPLYPLLLLQNRDEYHNRPTEVVAWWDGCDILGGKDSVAGGTWLACSRSGRVASLTNVLELHSHPEAKSRGELPVLFLESSKSPKEFAETLVKEAHQYNGFNLILADISSNTMVYISNRPKGEAIDIQEVKPGIHVLSNAKLDSPWPKAQRLKLNFKDQLDKYGAGEIPVKKMIKKLMRDTVKAEKSRLPGICSRDWEYSLSSIFVQVDTPLGCYGTRSTIGLAVRANGEVSFYETYLEDDEWKEQTVNYRISKTY; from the exons ATGTGCATAGCAGCATTTATTTGGCAGGCTCACCCCCTCTATCCTTTGCTTCTCCTGCAAAACAGAGATGAATATCACAACAG GCCAACAGAAGTAGTGGCATGGTGGGATGGCTGTGACATATTAGGAGGGAAAGATAGTGTAGCAGGAGGAACATGGCTGGCTTGTTCAAGGTCTGGCAGAGTAGCTTCTCTTACCAATGTTTTGGAGCTCCATAGCCATCCTGAGGCGAAAAGCAGAGGAGAACTTCCTGTTCTTTTCTTGGAG AGTTCGAAGAGTCCAAAAGAATTTGCAGAAACACTGGTGAAAGAGGCTCATCAGTACAACGGATTCAACTTGATATTGGCTGATATTTCATCCAACACCATGGTATACATCTCCAACAGACCAAAAGGTGAAGCTATTGACATTCAAGAGGTGAAGCCGGGCATTCATGTTCTTTCCAATGCAAAGCTCGACTCTCCCTGGCCTAAG GCACAGCGTTTGAAGCTGAATTTTAAGGATCAGCTTGATAAATATGGCGCCGGCGAAATACCTGTCAAAAAGATGATAAAGAAGCTAATGAGAGATACAGTTAAAGCTGAGAAAAGCAGGTTGCCTGGTATTTGTTCTCGTGATTGGGAATACAGCCTAAGCTCCATATTTGTACAAGTAGACACCCCGCTG GGATGTTATGGTACAAGAAGCACTATTGGATTGGCAGTAAGAGCAAATGGAGAAGTAAGCTTTTATGAAACATATCTTGAAGATGATGAGTGGAAGGAGCAGACTGTGAATTATCGTATCTCAAAAACTTATTGA